Genomic DNA from Desulfobotulus mexicanus:
TGGGCGGAAATGGGAGATCCGGAGCTTCTGAAAAGCGCCCAGCTCCTCCAGGCAGACCCGAAAAGCGGAAGATCCGGCATAACAAGGGCAGGCGTCATGCTCTTTGGGACAGACAACCTGATTCTGCAGGTCTGTCCTGCCCACCGTACAGACCTGATTTTAAGAAAGGTAAACCTTGACCGTTATGATGACCGGGATCTGGTACGCACCAATCTCATTGAAAGCTATGAGCGTATTCTGGCCTTCGTCAGAAAACACCTGCCCGACCCTTTTCATCTGGAAGGCATTGAACGCCGCAGTCTACGGGATGTGATTTTCCGAGAAGTGGCCTCCAACATGCTCATCCACAGGGAATATGCCAGCGGAGCCTCCTCACGCCTGATCATTGAATATGGCCGGGTTGTGGCAGAAAACCCCTGCAAACCCCATGGTTTTGGCCTGCTGGATCCGGAAAAAGCGGTACCTTTTCAGAAAAATCCGATTTTAAGTGCTTTTTTCCGTGAAATAGACCGAGCCGATGAGCTGGGTTCCGGTATGCGCAAGATGATGCTCTACGGAAAAAAATATGGGGGCGCAGATCCAAAGCTCATTGAAGGGGATATTTTCAAAGTTATCATCTCCGTACCGGAGTATGGCGGAAACCCTGCAAAACTGACAAAAATTCTGTGTACTGCTGACAAAGATACCAAGGAAACAGCCGAAATCACAGGGCAAGTCACAGGGCAAGTCACAGGGCAAGTCACAGGGCAAGTTGAAAAACTACTCAAGACAGTTTCTCATGATATGAGCCGAAAAGAACTGATGGCTGAATTGGATCTTGTAGGCAGGGACAGTTTTGAAAAACTTTATCTCCGCCCTGCATTGGAAGCCGGATATATTGAAATGACCCTTCCGGATAAACCAAAAAGCAGCAAACAAAAATACCGCCTTACGGAAAAAGGCAAGTTGCTACTTGATACTATGAACAAAAAAAATCCATAAACGAAAACCCTATGTTTCCCAGCTCTTTTCCCTACCCGAAAGTTTGTACTAACTGATATCAAAACCATTAGCTGATCTTGACTTAGGGGTCCACCTTATCGTTTCAAGATTGCCCCATGTATCAAGAATGACCATACGGAGTATAATGTTTCAAGGGTCCATTCCTCTGGTAAAACCGCAGGATTCCAGATTTTCATCTTATGTTCATAGACTCGTATCTGAATCGGAGCAGGGACACCATAATCTCGAAGCACCAAAACGTTTAGAACAATCTCCCGCAGGACATCATAAGGAGTTGAGAAGCCACTCAATGAGCTGAAGGCCCTTGGTACAGGACTATTGCTTAGTGGCATTATCGCCTATAAGCAGATCCAGACCCTTGTCACCGGCAGCAAGGACTTCCTTGACCTTTTCGGGGGTAAGTCCAGCACCCTCGGCTATGTCTTCTGGCTTAAGATTCAACTTTGAAAGACGCATGATCGTCTGGTACTTCTCACTATAGACACCTTCATTACGGCCCATCATCATACCTTCGTTTATAAGTCTTTCCGCTGTAGTCATGGCAAGCTCCTTTCCTTTCAGGCTTACATTACCTATGGTCTCAGCCACATATTCAGGCTGAAGATCTGTGGAGCCGTCAGGTACAGGACTATTGTTTGGTGGCATTATCGCCTATGAGCAGATCCAGACCTTTGTCACCGGCAGCAAGAACTTCTCTGACCTTCTCAGGGGTGAGACTCGTAATATCCGCTATCTCTTCAGGCTTCATCTTGTATTTCTGAAGGTTCATGATCGTCTGGTACTTCTCGCTATAGACACCTTCATTACGGCCTTCATTCATCAGTCTTTCCGCTGTAGTCATGGCAAGCTCCTTTCCTTTCAGGCTTACACTACCTATCGTCTCAGCCACATATTCAGGCTGAAGATCTGTGGATTTAAAAATGTACTCTATGGCATTTTTGATGATCTTAAGACCATCTTCATCTTCAAACAAAGAGGATGCCAGCTCAAAATATTCCTTTATGTTGTCTTTCAGCTTCTCTGGATGAAAAATGTTCTTAAAAATGAGCATACAGAACTTCATGGAAACCATTACAAAGAGCTTCTCTTTGATATCCTCATCTTGCCAGCTTGAAAGATCCACAAAAACATACTCTGAATCCGGGATGAAGGGCTTGATCATGGGAGGCAGGTCTTTAAAACAGTCACTGAGAAGACCTGGCTGCCATTTTCTTTCTCCATTATAGATCACTATGGGAATAATAGGGGTGCGTTCTATTTTCTGCTTACGGCAGCGTTCCCAAAAACCACCCGTGTATAAGTGAATCTGAAAAGGAAGATCATTATCCACATAGCTTTTATGCTCAAAAAGCAGAGCTATACGAATCAGCGTACCTTTGAACTGACAGCTGTAAAGCAGATCAGAAAAATACTCTGACAGCTCCTAACCCAAAAAAGAACCCTTTTCCTCCTTCAGGGTACCCAGATCCAGTTCCTCAAGTATGGCAGGCGGCAGGGATGACCGTACCAGGTATGGGTACGGTGGAAGATCTTCATGGTCACCTCTTCAGCTTCGTTGTTGAACGGAAAAAACGGTTTACAACGGGCAGGATTTTCCGTTGGTAACACATTAAGCATGAAGTGTGCCATGGCCTC
This window encodes:
- a CDS encoding Fic family protein; amino-acid sequence: MPEPIEELIAKGEALDLEFKTCRNQLNRDVYETVCAFLNRHGGTLLLGVQDNGTIQGIMPDAIAQIRKDFATAINNPQKLYPPAWLSIHEEEVENRKVLRIYVPESSQVHRCRGRIYDRNEDGDLDITDPTVQVAQLYLRKQASYSENKVYPWIQPEDLRLDLLDRCRKYLRINYPGHPWAEMGDPELLKSAQLLQADPKSGRSGITRAGVMLFGTDNLILQVCPAHRTDLILRKVNLDRYDDRDLVRTNLIESYERILAFVRKHLPDPFHLEGIERRSLRDVIFREVASNMLIHREYASGASSRLIIEYGRVVAENPCKPHGFGLLDPEKAVPFQKNPILSAFFREIDRADELGSGMRKMMLYGKKYGGADPKLIEGDIFKVIISVPEYGGNPAKLTKILCTADKDTKETAEITGQVTGQVTGQVTGQVEKLLKTVSHDMSRKELMAELDLVGRDSFEKLYLRPALEAGYIEMTLPDKPKSSKQKYRLTEKGKLLLDTMNKKNP
- a CDS encoding Rpn family recombination-promoting nuclease/putative transposase, translating into MSEYFSDLLYSCQFKGTLIRIALLFEHKSYVDNDLPFQIHLYTGGFWERCRKQKIERTPIIPIVIYNGERKWQPGLLSDCFKDLPPMIKPFIPDSEYVFVDLSSWQDEDIKEKLFVMVSMKFCMLIFKNIFHPEKLKDNIKEYFELASSLFEDEDGLKIIKNAIEYIFKSTDLQPEYVAETIGSVSLKGKELAMTTAERLMNEGRNEGVYSEKYQTIMNLQKYKMKPEEIADITSLTPEKVREVLAAGDKGLDLLIGDNATKQ